Genomic DNA from Salvia miltiorrhiza cultivar Shanhuang (shh) chromosome 1, IMPLAD_Smil_shh, whole genome shotgun sequence:
GTATCACCGTTATTAAATTCATGTTATCAACAATATAGGATCATGTAGTCTTTTTAATCTTATTTAACcttttagaattattttaaacTTGATTTTAGAAATATGTTAATTTATAATGTAAGTAAATAATTGTTCATAATCAagacaattaatatattaaagtcCATGCATGCATTTTTATATGGTCTGGAATATGTTATATatgtcatttaaattattaatggattatatatatatatatagaggagggTTCAAATAAAAACCATCCTTATCGTAAGAACGTAGAACCAATCTTGTCCATTTATTTTGGTATATTTAAAGGTTGATATTAATTGTAtgttttgtattaatttttttcttataattaaCGTGGGGTTAAATATTAACTGTTATCTTAGTGCCGTTTTTTATGGAGTTTAGATATTCATGTATGGTTTTTAAATCTGCTGCTTCTTtatgttttcattttaatttattgttcttCCATTAGCAATCAAAATGGTTGAGACCGGTTAGGTGAATTGTAGAATTTGATGTTGTTGCGCTATAAATGAATTCAATGATTCCTTCTTGTTTGATAGATTAATGCGGTTTAGTATGTATTGTAGTGCATATTAATTTGTGGTTCTGTGCAAATCAGTTctgtaattttatatatatatatatatatatatatatatatatatatatatatatatatatatatatcttatcaaacaaattaaaattgctGAAGTAAACAAATtagaaatatcttgttttggtcaaAGCTAGCATTTATTTCTCTAGTGTAGTCTAGCTACCAACTAAACGGTcattttttttctgtcaatgctACATTGCATTTCTTATTAATaagtaattaatattaatataaagtgTGCATCGATAAATTTGCTTACGAACATAaattttagaataaaaatatcactttaaacttcaaattatatttgtaatataaaagctattataaattttaaaaatatttatataaatccTCGACTATATATCCGAAATGTCAGTACCAACTACCAAAATGCTTGATAATCCATGCTAGAGCGTATTTATGATTgtcgtcaattaaataaatatttataaaagtttTGAACATTTTTAATGAAGATTGTATAtatagtttgatttttgaagtgATATTTTTAGAgttatattttcaaaataaatacgTATTTGAAATAAATCTCATCTGTTTGGATTAATTGGATAACGAACAGGCCGGTCAAAAGGCGGGCAATGTCGCCGGAAAGATGTCGGGGACGGCCCAAGACGCGGCGAACAAAGTGAAGGGCGCAGCACAGGAGGCGGCCGGAAAAGTGCAGCAGACAGCAGAGGGCGCGTGGGGCACCGTCAAGGACACCACCCAGAAGATGAAGGACACGGTGGTCGGGAAGGCCGATGCCTCCGCCGACTCTGCTAAAGCCGCCGTCAGAGATGGGGCGGCCAAAGTCGACCGCGCCGTCAACTCTAAGAAATGAAACCAAACTCTACTATGACTATTATTGCTATTTTTATTTCGAATTTGATCTATATTTTCCATCTCCAAATTAAATCATGGATATATAGGGAATAATCTCGGCCACAATGAATTTGGTGGCTGAGATAAAGCATAGGAATTAATTATTGATAGGTATATACGTCAAATGTTAGTAAATgtagataattaattattggtgtTTTCTATGTATAATTCGATGGGTGTCAATACACTATCGATATGTTTGTAAAAAGTTAtagtaattattatatttagtgTTTAAATGAAATATGTGTACTTCATcacaatgtgtgtgtgtgtgcgcatTAGTATATGTTTTTATCAAACGTATGTCACTAAAGACAACCACATAAGGGGAAACGGAAAAGACAAAATGGGACAAGTTTGAGAGTTGTAGTTGCAAGATCTAACTGGGGATCAAAGTGATCATAGTGGTAGAGTCTAGGGATGTCAaccgggctagcccatcgggttttcgggctagccctatcgggtttcgagttagtcgggtgcgggctaatcgggttggagattttttcgggttataaatcttcaaccctaaccctaaattttcgggtttcgggctagcccatcgggctaatgaGGTTAAAGgggtaaaaataaaattatcatttgtattttattattcataatgatctaatgtataatgtataaaatatacatagatattaaagatataaattatatagcaaagcatgaaatgtaaaaatataagatattcaagattacataaacaaaattatattaaaatgagatagtaaaatttaacatgtatcaatgcactagaatcaatctgaaTTATTatggaataattagtggatttgccatgcacgtctcattgacagaaaaaaaaattggtatcactttaaaatgagatactaatagtaattaatttctaactaacgagatactaataatcaatttctacaaaaaatacgtaattaatttcactttttttaatgagattgcacacacacacccatatatattataactaattaatttaactttttttaatgaggctacatatatatatttaagcaaataccatagatctaaacataacagaagttgtaactggatgcatcagtcacaattccgtcagcccaccgggccagcccatcgggttttcgggctagccctatcgggttccgggttagtcgggtgcgggctaatcgggctggaggttttgtcgggttgcgatttttcaaccctaaccctctaattttgtcgggttattcgggtcggcccacggattttgggctgcattgacatccctagtagAGTCTATGAATTTGGACCTTATTCTTTGTATAAGTCCATGTAAGAGTAAATGGTGAAAAATActcattttaattttgtaaaaaacTATACAactaagaataaaattatagaCTATCTTCTTTTTTGTTAAATGTGCGATATAGCCTAAGAGGGATATTCATATACTACCATTTAATTTGGTTTGTTGTTGGATTCCTTTATCCTAATATTAGTGCTTATATGTATCTctcattattatatttattattttaataatatttaatagaTTTTAATTAACATTTCTTAGAAGACtgttttaatttctttaaaaatataACGTAACTAAGGAATAATCAACACAattattaagtaattttaaattaaaatctaaaaataatcatatgcTCTCATTGGACATGATGAACTTTAATTAAAAGTCACAgaatcaaatttaaaaaaaaagagtaatcTTAGGAAATCAATATACTACAAATTCTTGTTCAAAATTAAATATCAGTAGTACAAGTATTAGTTAAGTCGTTTATATGCAAATAATTGGATATTACGGGAAAAAATAGTTTAGCGCGGATGTCGGTCAGCCTCCGTTACGCCACAGAATAGTGTTTACCGACCTACTTGAAAGGACAAGTCGATTAGCTCCACAACACCCCATGTAATAACCATAAAAAGTGTTTGCCGacctctttctttttctattttgtaATATGTAAAACTATCCTAAATTAAACTTTTCCGTTATAAATACATCTTCCCAAAACTAATATTACGACCAATCTTTTTATTCGATATTGAATAGACAACTACACGAAAATCACAACAAATGGCAACCATGGCATTTACTAGCTCTCTCACGAGCCTCCAATCCACCAACAAATTAGCAATCGTCCTTCCCAAGCCTTGCAGCGTTACAATTCCCATTTCTCTTGTATCAAAACCTTCTAAGGTAAAATAATAGTATTTCACATCTCGCTTATATTTAATCAATTCAATTTGGTTCCTTTACTTTTCATAAttgatagataaattatatGGTTTAGTATTTTTGCTCTTATTACTGGAATATCTTTAATCTCACCATCTCTCAATAgaatacaaattaaataaaattaacttaattGATAGAAATTATCAAAAATATGTATAGAAATATCTCAAAGATCAAATAtatcttaataaataataataaattaatttatactattttttattcataTCTTGACTAATTTTGAAAAGCAGAGTCCCATTTATATAAGTTGATATCAATGATGCCAAGTGTAGGCTACTTTGgtgtttttcaaaataaaaaatgaaatattatcTAGTGATGGATCCACAAAGGAGAAGGGAGCTTATGCCCCCACCAAtcaacattttcttttttccttttattcttataaaattatgaaattgtCAAATTTTGGTGTGAAATGTAATACAAAAACTCCAATTAACCGAATTGTATCAGAGCTGGCTTATCGAAATTTGAGACCTGAAATTTTGAACACCCAGTCAGTTCCCatcaacgatttttttttttctgcctACGTTCTAGGTATTATCTATAGAAAATTGTGACGAAATAAGAATTTGTTTTACTAGGCAAGAAGAAGTTTTGGGGTGACGGCTTGCGAGAAAGGCGGCGACGTTGCAAAGAAATTTGTCGACGCGGCCGAGAAAGGTGCCGAAGATTTCAAGAAAGAGGTTTTTGCTGCTGCAGATAATGTATGTGTGGTGTGGCTattcttaaatttaattaattatgttatcaacaatatatatatagttgaaaGATACTTAATACTGTAAGTTTATTTGTTGCTGTATTTTAATTTAGCATCATTTGTCTTTATGTAAAGTCTTTTTATTCTCAAATATTAaccttttaaaaattattttggtggtatgttttaagaagaaatataatttgaaatagAGAATCTGATATGTTTTGATTATTCGAAAACGAATAGGTGAGCGGTGTTGTCGGAGAATTGTCAGACACGGCCCAAGACACGGCGAAGAAATTTCAGGAAGCTGGGAAAGATGCCGCCGGAGAAGTGGAGAAGACGAATGAGGGCGCGTGGGGCTCCGTCGAAGAAACCGCCGAGAAGGTGAAGGCCAAGGTGGTTGGCGATGCCGAGGCCTT
This window encodes:
- the LOC131000377 gene encoding uncharacterized protein LOC131000377 codes for the protein MASMAFTTSLTRLQSTIKLAIIFRNPKSSIFASPKPAQVRRISSKFDGAANKGCDVAKKGVDAAKKGADEMKKEAFAAADSAGQKAGNVAGKMSGTAQDAANKVKGAAQEAAGKVQQTAEGAWGTVKDTTQKMKDTVVGKADASADSAKAAVRDGAAKVDRAVNSKK
- the LOC131000394 gene encoding uncharacterized protein LOC131000394; the protein is MATMAFTSSLTSLQSTNKLAIVLPKPCSVTIPISLVSKPSKARRSFGVTACEKGGDVAKKFVDAAEKGAEDFKKEVFAAADNVSGVVGELSDTAQDTAKKFQEAGKDAAGEVEKTNEGAWGSVEETAEKVKAKVVGDAEALDESAKAAVKDAAAKVDKVVDSN